A section of the Thauera chlorobenzoica genome encodes:
- a CDS encoding Lon protease family protein, translating to MSPVPALPSERLHTACDPSTFGVASTAELSDTDTSQLHPRAVEAVRLALDIRDGGYNLFVLGEAGSGRHALISHLLAAERGHGPAAADWCYVWNFSHPSRPSILRLPCGRGAGFRDHMQRFVEELIPAIGAVFESDDYRARIGALQEEAKQREEEALRALGDEARRLGVALLRTPHGFAFMPMKGEDDTLSKEEFDQLPEARQQELGEHIKVLRDRMQQLMSEFPRWRRELQKQVREAGQDALGTTVGHMIDELKARHADLPAVLEHLDAVHRDVIASGESLRAAPHADEDSEGVTYSGTISVQRYQVNLLVENPATGARPLVYEDHPTLQNLVGRIDHVVHMGTLVSNFTLIRAGALHRANGGFLVLDALKLLSQPYAWEGLKRALMADKVRIESLAELVGVTGTVQLEPEPVPLELKIVLVGERMLYYLLSQLDPEFPALFKINADLDSEIERTAESSARYARLIATLARRQGLRPLSAAALARLIEHAARLAGDAERLSTRIRPLDDRMHEAAHFAAAAGSALIEREHVEAALEAHHRRNERIGRQYLDAILRGQMLVDTSGSHIGQVNGLAVVQLGESSFAHPVRITATVRVGEGEIVDIEREVHLAGPIHSKGVLILSSFLAARFGWMMPLSLKASLVFEQSYGGVEGDSASLAELAALLSALARTPLRQSIAVTGSVNQYGAVQPVGGINEKIEGFFALCTARGLDGAQGVLIPRANVCNLMLHADVVEAVRAGQFHVWAVADIDEALELLTGLPAGAPGEDGTMAEGSVGQRALSGLQKLARMRREAGRRAGGASGAARREGEARAPEDSPENSAGKDPAG from the coding sequence ATGAGCCCAGTGCCCGCGCTACCGTCCGAGCGCCTTCACACCGCCTGCGACCCTTCCACCTTCGGCGTTGCCAGCACCGCCGAGCTGAGCGACACCGATACCAGCCAGCTGCATCCGCGCGCCGTCGAGGCGGTCCGCCTTGCCCTCGACATCCGGGATGGCGGTTACAACCTCTTCGTCCTCGGCGAGGCCGGCAGCGGGCGCCACGCGCTGATCAGCCACCTCCTCGCCGCCGAGCGCGGGCACGGTCCAGCCGCGGCCGACTGGTGCTACGTGTGGAACTTCAGCCACCCCTCGCGACCATCCATCCTGCGCCTGCCCTGCGGGCGCGGAGCGGGTTTCCGCGATCACATGCAGCGTTTCGTCGAAGAGCTGATCCCGGCGATCGGCGCGGTGTTCGAAAGCGACGACTACCGCGCCCGCATCGGCGCACTGCAGGAAGAGGCCAAGCAGCGCGAGGAGGAGGCACTGCGCGCCCTCGGTGACGAGGCCCGGCGGCTCGGCGTGGCGCTGCTGCGCACTCCGCACGGCTTCGCCTTCATGCCGATGAAAGGCGAGGACGACACCCTCAGCAAGGAGGAATTTGACCAGCTGCCCGAAGCCCGCCAGCAGGAGCTGGGCGAGCACATCAAGGTGCTGCGCGATCGGATGCAGCAGCTGATGAGCGAATTCCCGCGCTGGCGCCGGGAGCTGCAGAAGCAGGTGCGCGAGGCCGGCCAGGACGCGCTCGGCACCACCGTCGGCCACATGATCGACGAGCTCAAGGCGCGGCATGCCGACCTTCCGGCGGTACTCGAACACCTCGACGCGGTACACCGCGACGTCATCGCCAGCGGCGAATCCCTGCGCGCCGCTCCGCATGCCGACGAAGACAGCGAGGGCGTGACCTATTCGGGCACGATCTCGGTGCAGCGCTACCAGGTCAACCTGCTGGTCGAAAACCCCGCCACCGGCGCCCGCCCGCTGGTCTATGAGGACCATCCGACGCTGCAGAACCTGGTCGGACGCATCGACCACGTCGTGCACATGGGCACCCTGGTCAGCAACTTCACCCTGATCCGCGCCGGCGCCCTGCACCGCGCCAACGGCGGCTTCCTGGTGCTGGACGCACTCAAGCTGCTGTCCCAGCCCTACGCCTGGGAGGGGCTCAAGCGCGCACTGATGGCCGACAAGGTGCGCATCGAATCACTCGCCGAACTGGTCGGGGTCACCGGCACGGTGCAGCTCGAACCCGAACCGGTGCCACTCGAACTGAAGATCGTGCTGGTCGGCGAGCGCATGCTCTACTACCTGCTGTCACAGCTCGATCCGGAGTTCCCGGCGTTGTTCAAGATCAACGCCGACCTCGACAGCGAGATCGAGCGCACCGCCGAGAGCAGCGCCCGCTATGCCCGCCTGATCGCCACCCTGGCACGGCGCCAGGGCCTGCGCCCGCTGTCGGCGGCGGCCCTGGCGCGCCTCATCGAACACGCCGCCCGCCTCGCCGGCGATGCCGAACGGCTGAGCACGCGGATCCGGCCGCTGGACGACCGCATGCACGAAGCCGCCCATTTCGCCGCTGCCGCCGGCTCTGCGCTGATCGAGCGCGAACACGTCGAGGCTGCACTCGAGGCCCACCACCGCCGCAACGAGCGCATCGGCCGCCAGTACCTGGATGCGATCCTGCGCGGCCAGATGCTGGTCGACACCAGCGGCAGCCACATCGGCCAGGTCAACGGCCTCGCCGTCGTCCAACTGGGCGAGAGCAGCTTCGCCCATCCGGTGCGCATCACCGCCACCGTGCGCGTGGGCGAAGGCGAGATCGTCGACATCGAGCGCGAGGTGCACCTGGCCGGACCGATCCATTCCAAGGGCGTGCTGATCCTGTCGTCCTTCCTCGCCGCCCGCTTCGGCTGGATGATGCCGCTATCGCTGAAGGCGAGTCTGGTCTTCGAGCAGTCCTACGGCGGCGTTGAGGGCGACAGCGCCTCGCTCGCCGAACTCGCCGCGCTGCTGTCGGCGCTCGCGCGCACGCCGCTGCGCCAGTCGATCGCAGTCACCGGCTCGGTGAACCAGTACGGCGCGGTCCAGCCGGTGGGGGGCATCAACGAAAAGATCGAAGGCTTCTTCGCCCTGTGCACGGCGCGCGGGCTCGACGGCGCGCAGGGGGTGCTGATTCCCCGCGCCAACGTCTGCAACCTGATGCTCCATGCCGACGTGGTCGAGGCCGTGCGCGCCGGGCAGTTCCACGTGTGGGCGGTCGCCGACATCGACGAGGCGCTCGAGTTGCTCACCGGCCTGCCGGCCGGCGCGCCCGGCGAGGACGGAACCATGGCGGAAGGGTCGGTCGGGCAGCGCGCCCTCTCCGGCCTGCAAAAGCTCGCCCGGATGCGGCGCGAGGCCGGTCGCCGGGCGGGCGGCGCCAGCGGCGCGGCGCGGCGGGAAGGCGAAGCCCGCGCGCCCGAGGACAGCCCGGAAAACAGCGCCGGCAAAGACCCCGCCGGCTGA